One Nocardioides aromaticivorans genomic window carries:
- a CDS encoding acyltransferase family protein, protein MADTRSFRSDIQGLRALAVGLVILAHAGFRTASGGFIGVDVFFVISGFLIIGLLVREAGESGRISILDFYARRARRVIPAATIVLVATAVASAYVLPLVRGAEVIKDSVWAAFFAANIRFSLVETDYFSQGEPPSPVQHYWSLSVEEQFYIVIPLLLLAVAVVVRRRAGEAAEADRVRVLRRTVFVVLAAVTLSSLAWSIHVTATSPTGAYFSTAARAWELGIGGLAATLVWGRAPRLGRWATEAVLAVGLALIAFATLRFDAQTAVPGSAALVPVLGSALMLAAGSTTGASSTYLFRLFSIAPARVVGDWSYSLYLWHFPVLRLCEEYWEEPRLSKPHLAVALVLIFALSAASYHLVEQPFRKGVRWRPRLRAITLYPVSLAMVVVTAVGAHAWVDGQIAALEDNPGIAVSDYGRDALSKDPTVALVEASVLAAQDDRPVPGGLEPALGSVRESVAPLGDCDYRTGTRKLCAFGDPDAERTIALMGDSHARHWSPAIDAIGREHGYRVYVFVYSGCPAITFTRLTDGGRPWTECADFKEWALGQVRELHPDLVVLANNAYQSAAMKKRQVGALRDQLELLRPLAGKVAMIGDSPKLPKAPGTCISERDVDLGDCLQEPETGPTRIQGQFRQTVEDLGMTWVDARRWFCAEDRCPAVIGNVVPLRDREHVTVEYSTLLADPIAAALGIAEG, encoded by the coding sequence GTGGCGGACACGCGGTCCTTCCGCTCCGACATCCAGGGCCTCCGCGCGCTCGCGGTCGGCCTGGTGATCCTCGCCCACGCCGGCTTCCGCACGGCGTCGGGCGGATTCATCGGCGTCGACGTCTTCTTCGTGATCTCCGGCTTCCTCATCATCGGGCTGCTGGTCCGTGAGGCGGGGGAGTCGGGACGCATCTCGATCCTCGACTTCTACGCGCGCCGCGCGCGCCGGGTGATCCCGGCCGCGACGATCGTGCTCGTGGCGACGGCCGTCGCCTCGGCGTACGTCCTGCCGCTGGTGCGCGGTGCCGAGGTCATCAAGGACTCGGTCTGGGCGGCCTTCTTCGCCGCCAACATCCGGTTCAGCCTGGTCGAGACCGACTACTTCTCCCAGGGCGAGCCGCCCTCGCCGGTCCAGCACTACTGGTCGCTGTCGGTCGAGGAGCAGTTCTACATCGTCATCCCGCTGCTGCTGCTCGCCGTGGCCGTGGTCGTACGACGCCGCGCCGGCGAGGCCGCGGAGGCGGACCGGGTGCGGGTGCTCCGGCGCACGGTCTTCGTGGTCCTGGCCGCGGTGACGCTGTCCTCGCTCGCGTGGTCGATCCACGTGACGGCGACGAGCCCGACCGGTGCCTACTTCTCGACCGCCGCCCGCGCCTGGGAGCTCGGCATCGGCGGCCTCGCGGCGACCCTCGTCTGGGGCCGGGCGCCGAGGCTCGGCCGCTGGGCCACCGAGGCGGTCCTCGCCGTGGGCCTGGCGCTGATCGCGTTCGCCACGCTGCGCTTCGACGCGCAGACGGCGGTCCCGGGCAGCGCTGCGCTGGTGCCGGTGCTGGGGTCCGCGCTGATGCTGGCCGCGGGCAGCACGACGGGTGCCTCGTCGACGTACCTCTTCCGGTTGTTCTCGATCGCTCCGGCGCGGGTGGTGGGGGACTGGTCCTACTCGCTCTACCTGTGGCACTTCCCGGTGCTTCGGCTGTGCGAGGAGTACTGGGAGGAGCCGCGCCTGTCCAAGCCGCACCTGGCGGTCGCGCTCGTGCTGATCTTCGCGCTGAGCGCCGCCAGCTACCACCTGGTCGAGCAGCCCTTCCGCAAGGGCGTGCGGTGGCGGCCCCGGCTGCGGGCGATCACGCTCTACCCCGTGAGCCTCGCGATGGTCGTGGTCACGGCGGTGGGCGCCCACGCGTGGGTCGACGGCCAGATCGCCGCCCTGGAGGACAACCCCGGCATCGCGGTCTCCGACTACGGCCGCGACGCGCTCAGCAAGGACCCGACGGTCGCGCTCGTCGAGGCGTCCGTGCTCGCCGCGCAGGACGACCGACCGGTGCCCGGCGGCCTGGAGCCGGCGCTGGGGTCGGTGCGGGAGTCGGTCGCGCCGCTGGGCGACTGCGACTACCGCACCGGCACCCGCAAGCTGTGCGCCTTCGGCGACCCGGACGCCGAGCGCACCATCGCGCTGATGGGCGACTCGCACGCGCGCCACTGGAGCCCGGCGATCGACGCGATCGGCAGGGAGCACGGCTACCGCGTCTACGTGTTCGTCTACAGCGGCTGCCCGGCGATCACCTTCACCCGGCTGACCGACGGCGGGCGACCCTGGACCGAGTGCGCCGACTTCAAGGAGTGGGCGCTGGGCCAGGTGCGGGAGCTGCACCCGGACCTCGTCGTGCTCGCCAACAACGCCTACCAGTCGGCGGCGATGAAGAAGCGCCAGGTCGGCGCCCTGCGCGACCAGCTCGAGCTGCTGCGGCCGCTCGCCGGCAAGGTTGCGATGATCGGTGACAGCCCGAAGCTCCCGAAGGCGCCCGGCACCTGCATCTCGGAGCGCGACGTCGACCTCGGCGACTGCCTCCAGGAGCCCGAGACCGGTCCGACCCGGATCCAGGGACAGTTCCGCCAGACGGTCGAGGACCTCGGCATGACCTGGGTCGACGCCCGCCGCTGGTTCTGCGCCGAGGACCGGTGCCCGGCGGTGATCGGCAATGTCGTCCCCTTGCGCGACCGCGAGCACGTGACGGTCGAGTACTCCACCCTCCTGGCCGACCCGATCGCCGCCGCCCTCGGCATCGCCGAGGGCTGA
- a CDS encoding endonuclease/exonuclease/phosphatase family protein produces the protein MGLAVLPGLAGGGDPVRLAATDTCTTTRAFQMVEANIKSGMTQAQTKADLAKVFADKPDFVAMNEVAGRSDAMLAPAGYAIWRTPGRYTGANPVVWRTDRWNVMAQGTMYISNVGGKLSTQTTELGIRYANWVTLKSVDGCQTISVVSYHVAPKTEPIGDLLLPSVEKLGGLANQLAADGPVLLAGDLNQHYRGRLYPRTLLSSYLMTPTWDMTGTMLPTHTKATIDYIFVRNAAQFAVTRQVTRDLYSDHNAVVANLTLNPRITVARTAPTFVRGHVVNIPTSTSAVSRRAVISRVIKAVGLAPAGATVQVATQRLGDPVVLNALRNAYKRGVNVQLVTTNAHLSTQEKALMSLLGTSKTRTSWAVQRPWRESAGLPATAVMVNRTADVQLLGVQVDQPLDYRMALRLARGQFTLEKEDFLALRAGFSRQIR, from the coding sequence TTGGGCCTCGCGGTGCTGCCCGGGCTGGCCGGCGGGGGTGACCCCGTCCGGCTCGCGGCCACGGACACCTGCACCACCACGCGGGCCTTCCAGATGGTCGAGGCCAACATCAAGTCGGGGATGACCCAGGCCCAGACGAAGGCCGACCTCGCGAAGGTGTTCGCCGACAAGCCGGACTTCGTCGCGATGAACGAGGTCGCCGGCCGCTCCGACGCGATGCTGGCGCCCGCGGGCTACGCCATCTGGCGCACGCCGGGTCGCTACACCGGCGCCAACCCGGTGGTGTGGCGCACCGACCGCTGGAACGTGATGGCGCAGGGCACCATGTACATCTCCAACGTCGGCGGCAAGCTCTCGACGCAGACCACCGAGCTCGGCATCCGCTATGCCAACTGGGTCACCCTCAAGTCGGTGGACGGATGCCAGACGATCTCGGTCGTCTCCTACCACGTGGCGCCGAAGACCGAGCCGATCGGCGACCTGCTGCTCCCGTCGGTGGAGAAGCTGGGCGGCCTGGCCAACCAGCTCGCGGCCGACGGCCCGGTGCTGCTCGCCGGTGACCTGAACCAGCACTACCGTGGCCGCCTCTACCCGCGGACCCTGCTGTCGTCGTACCTGATGACGCCGACGTGGGACATGACCGGGACGATGCTGCCGACCCACACCAAGGCCACGATCGACTACATCTTCGTGCGCAACGCGGCGCAGTTCGCCGTCACCCGGCAGGTCACCCGCGACCTCTACTCGGACCACAACGCGGTCGTCGCCAACCTGACGCTGAACCCGCGGATCACGGTGGCGCGCACCGCTCCGACCTTCGTCCGGGGCCACGTCGTCAACATCCCGACGTCGACCAGCGCGGTCTCGCGACGCGCCGTGATCAGCCGGGTCATCAAGGCGGTGGGGCTGGCCCCGGCCGGCGCGACGGTCCAGGTCGCGACCCAGCGCCTCGGCGACCCCGTCGTCCTCAACGCCCTGCGCAACGCGTACAAGCGCGGCGTCAACGTCCAGCTGGTCACCACCAACGCCCACCTCTCCACCCAGGAGAAGGCGCTGATGTCGCTGCTCGGCACGTCGAAGACGCGCACCTCGTGGGCCGTCCAGCGCCCCTGGCGCGAGAGCGCCGGGCTGCCGGCCACGGCCGTGATGGTGAACCGCACGGCCGACGTGCAGCTCCTCGGTGTCCAGGTGGACCAGCCGCTCGACTACCGGATGGCGCTGCGCCTGGCCCGCGGCCAGTTCACGCTGGAGAAGGAGGACTTCCTTGCCCTCCGCGCCGGCTTCAGCCGGCAGATCCGATAG
- a CDS encoding acyl-CoA dehydrogenase family protein → MPKLCQTEGLTEDQTEILKAVRVFVDEQIIPVAQDLEHKDEYPQDIIDGLKELGVFGLTIPEEFGGLGESLLTYALVVEEIARGWMSVSGVINTHFIVAYLLMQHGTEEQKQKYLPRMATGEVRGAFSMSEPGLGSDVSAVSTKATKQDDGSYSITGQKMWLTNGATSTLVALLTKTDEGADSVYKNMTTFLVEKEAGFGETAQGVTVPGKIDKMGYKGVETTELILEGHQIAADQILGGEPGKGFFQMMDGVEVGRVNVAARACGLAWRGFELGVAYAQQRKTFGKVIAEHQAVLFRIAEMATKVEVAHNMMVRAARLKDTGKRMDVEAGMAKMVASEYANEVVEDSFRIHGGYGYSKEYEIERLMREVKFMLIGEGTSDIQKMIIGRSLLKDYKL, encoded by the coding sequence ATGCCGAAGCTCTGTCAGACCGAGGGACTCACCGAGGACCAGACCGAGATCCTGAAGGCCGTACGCGTCTTCGTGGACGAGCAGATCATCCCGGTCGCCCAGGACCTGGAGCACAAGGACGAGTACCCGCAGGACATCATCGACGGGCTCAAGGAGCTCGGCGTGTTCGGCCTGACCATCCCCGAGGAGTTCGGTGGTCTGGGCGAGTCGCTGCTGACCTACGCCCTCGTGGTCGAGGAGATCGCCCGCGGCTGGATGAGCGTGTCGGGCGTCATCAACACCCACTTCATCGTGGCCTACCTGCTCATGCAGCACGGCACCGAGGAGCAGAAGCAGAAGTACCTGCCCCGCATGGCGACCGGCGAGGTCCGTGGCGCGTTCTCGATGTCCGAGCCGGGCCTCGGCTCCGACGTGTCGGCCGTGTCGACCAAGGCGACGAAGCAGGACGACGGCTCGTACTCCATCACCGGCCAGAAGATGTGGCTGACCAACGGCGCCACCTCGACCCTGGTCGCGCTGCTCACCAAGACCGACGAGGGTGCGGACTCGGTCTACAAGAACATGACCACCTTCCTCGTCGAGAAGGAGGCCGGCTTCGGCGAGACCGCCCAGGGCGTCACCGTCCCCGGCAAGATCGACAAGATGGGCTACAAGGGCGTCGAGACGACCGAGCTCATCCTCGAGGGCCACCAGATCGCCGCCGACCAGATCCTCGGTGGCGAGCCGGGCAAGGGCTTCTTCCAGATGATGGACGGCGTCGAGGTCGGCCGTGTCAACGTGGCCGCCCGTGCGTGCGGCCTGGCCTGGCGCGGCTTCGAGCTGGGCGTGGCCTACGCGCAGCAGCGCAAGACGTTCGGCAAGGTCATCGCCGAGCACCAGGCGGTGCTCTTCCGGATCGCGGAGATGGCGACCAAGGTCGAGGTCGCGCACAACATGATGGTGCGCGCCGCCCGCCTCAAGGACACCGGCAAGCGGATGGACGTCGAGGCCGGCATGGCCAAGATGGTCGCCTCCGAGTACGCCAACGAGGTCGTCGAGGACTCCTTCCGGATCCACGGCGGCTACGGCTACTCCAAGGAGTATGAGATCGAGCGCCTGATGCGCGAGGTCAAGTTCATGCTCATCGGCGAGGGCACCTCCGACATCCAGAAGATGATCATCGGCCGCAGCCTGCTGAAGGACTACAAGCTCTGA
- a CDS encoding glycosyltransferase family 2 protein, with protein sequence MIATVSTVKDTLANVQRFVRGNLAGGVDHMVVFLDGPDPEVEAWLASQEHVTHLVADDAWWGGKRPADLNNRQRMHANIAKAVLTVVPGVDWLFHVDADEICQIDRAAIDAVPPSYDAVRLAPLEAVSRKHWDGSPTWFKKLLDEPDLKLLEVLGVIEKPANGHLFHGHVEGKTATRPRLDRWLTIHRTVDEKRDEVPHFTAPGLTVLHYESYSGEDFVRKWSAMLAAGPEISLRPVRERTKAAVQALIGKPLTPELREQYLTRIFEATTEDDFDTLRELGLLVEADPTQGTHTPQLLETRDQLAEALAALADQPKDAFGVCKPAGPVQEVLSHLGAGDGKKSWWRKNGRS encoded by the coding sequence GTGATCGCGACCGTCAGCACCGTCAAGGACACGCTCGCCAACGTGCAGCGGTTCGTCCGCGGCAACCTCGCCGGAGGCGTCGACCACATGGTCGTCTTCCTCGACGGCCCGGACCCCGAGGTCGAGGCCTGGCTCGCGAGCCAGGAGCACGTGACCCACCTGGTCGCCGACGACGCGTGGTGGGGCGGCAAGCGGCCCGCCGACCTCAACAACCGCCAGCGGATGCACGCCAACATCGCCAAGGCGGTGCTGACCGTCGTACCGGGCGTCGACTGGCTCTTCCACGTCGACGCCGACGAGATCTGCCAGATCGACCGGGCCGCGATCGACGCCGTCCCCCCGTCGTACGACGCCGTGCGGCTCGCGCCGCTGGAGGCGGTCAGCCGCAAGCACTGGGACGGCAGCCCCACCTGGTTCAAGAAGCTGCTCGACGAGCCCGACCTCAAGCTGCTCGAGGTCCTCGGCGTGATCGAGAAGCCGGCCAACGGCCATCTCTTCCACGGCCACGTCGAGGGCAAGACGGCCACTCGGCCGCGCCTCGACCGCTGGCTGACCATCCACCGCACGGTCGACGAGAAGCGCGACGAGGTGCCGCACTTCACCGCCCCGGGGCTCACCGTCCTGCACTACGAGTCGTACTCGGGCGAGGACTTCGTCCGGAAGTGGAGCGCGATGCTGGCCGCCGGGCCCGAGATCAGCCTTCGGCCCGTGCGCGAGCGCACCAAGGCGGCGGTGCAGGCGCTGATCGGCAAGCCGCTGACCCCCGAGCTGCGCGAGCAGTACCTCACGCGGATCTTCGAGGCGACCACCGAGGACGACTTCGACACGCTGCGCGAGCTCGGCCTGCTCGTCGAGGCCGACCCCACGCAGGGCACCCACACCCCGCAGCTGCTGGAGACGCGCGACCAGCTCGCCGAGGCCCTCGCCGCGCTCGCCGACCAGCCCAAGGACGCCTTCGGGGTCTGCAAGCCGGCCGGGCCCGTCCAGGAGGTGCTCTCACACCTTGGAGCCGGTGACGGGAAGAAGTCGTGGTGGCGGAAGAATGGCCGCTCGTGA
- a CDS encoding MaoC family dehydratase, giving the protein MSASKTNPGNFFEDFTIGQRLVHATPRTVTEGDRAVYGSLYPTRFAVPSSASFAASVGLTQHPVEELIAFHIAFGKTVPDISLNAVANLGYAECRFHQPVVPGDTLSTTSEVIGLKQNSNRKSGVVYVRSTATNQRGEVALEWARWVMVHKRDLDAPAPEAVVPDLAPAVAAADLVLPAGLDFSGYDFAAAGEPHRFDDYEVGERIDHVDGVTLTESEHQQATRLWQNTAKVHFNKEARPDGRNLVYGGHVISMARALSFNGLANAQLVAAINAGAHTSPAFAGDTVYAWSEVLDKAETPVPSVGALRLRLVATKGRDESMTLRGEDGKYAEGVLLDLDYWALIPR; this is encoded by the coding sequence GTGAGCGCCAGCAAGACGAACCCCGGCAACTTCTTCGAGGACTTCACGATCGGCCAGCGGCTCGTCCACGCGACGCCGCGCACCGTCACCGAGGGTGACCGGGCCGTCTACGGCTCGCTCTACCCGACCCGGTTCGCCGTGCCGTCGTCCGCGTCCTTCGCCGCGTCGGTGGGCCTGACCCAGCACCCGGTCGAGGAGCTGATCGCCTTCCACATCGCCTTCGGCAAGACCGTCCCGGACATCTCGCTCAACGCGGTGGCCAACCTCGGCTACGCCGAGTGCCGCTTCCACCAGCCCGTCGTCCCCGGCGACACGCTGTCGACCACCTCCGAGGTGATCGGCCTCAAGCAGAACTCCAACCGCAAGAGCGGCGTGGTCTACGTCCGCTCGACCGCGACCAACCAGCGCGGCGAGGTCGCCCTGGAGTGGGCCCGCTGGGTGATGGTGCACAAGCGCGACCTCGACGCACCCGCGCCGGAGGCCGTCGTACCGGACCTGGCGCCGGCGGTGGCCGCCGCCGACCTGGTGCTGCCCGCCGGCCTCGACTTCTCCGGCTACGACTTCGCGGCGGCGGGGGAGCCTCACCGCTTCGACGACTACGAGGTCGGCGAGAGGATCGACCACGTCGACGGCGTCACGCTCACCGAGTCGGAGCACCAGCAGGCCACCCGCCTGTGGCAGAACACCGCCAAGGTGCACTTCAACAAGGAGGCGCGCCCCGACGGCCGCAACCTCGTGTACGGCGGCCACGTCATCTCGATGGCGCGCGCGCTCTCCTTCAACGGGCTCGCCAACGCCCAGCTGGTCGCGGCGATCAACGCCGGGGCGCACACCTCACCGGCCTTCGCGGGCGACACCGTCTACGCCTGGTCCGAGGTGCTCGACAAGGCGGAGACCCCGGTCCCCAGCGTCGGCGCCCTGCGCCTGCGCCTGGTGGCGACCAAGGGCCGCGACGAGTCGATGACGCTGCGCGGCGAGGACGGCAAGTACGCCGAGGGCGTGCTCCTCGACCTGGACTACTGGGCGCTCATCCCGCGCTGA
- a CDS encoding DUF6174 domain-containing protein: protein MSTMQIRRAALPTLAAVLALGLSACGREDDEKAADPASDAPSSGTTTGDPTGDPTDDPTTQQWPAFAATDYTYRLEVLCFCPLTGPLRVTVADGEVTSAVRLTKPGKGTQAPDFARLGINDLIAKANDPTVFKADVTWPAGTDHPTKVVIDQIENAVDDEVTYTISNVQVTPVSAG from the coding sequence ATGAGCACCATGCAGATCCGCCGCGCCGCCCTGCCGACCCTCGCCGCCGTGCTCGCGCTCGGCCTGTCCGCCTGCGGTCGGGAGGACGACGAGAAGGCCGCGGACCCGGCGAGCGACGCCCCCTCGTCCGGTACGACGACCGGCGACCCCACGGGCGACCCCACCGACGACCCGACCACGCAGCAGTGGCCGGCCTTCGCGGCGACCGACTACACCTACCGCCTCGAGGTTCTGTGCTTCTGCCCGTTGACCGGTCCGCTCCGGGTCACCGTCGCCGACGGCGAGGTCACCTCGGCGGTCCGGCTCACCAAGCCGGGCAAGGGCACCCAGGCGCCGGACTTCGCCCGGCTGGGCATCAACGACCTGATCGCGAAGGCCAACGACCCGACCGTCTTCAAGGCCGACGTGACGTGGCCCGCCGGCACGGACCACCCGACGAAGGTCGTGATCGACCAGATCGAGAACGCCGTCGACGACGAGGTGACCTACACGATCAGCAACGTGCAGGTGACCCCGGTCAGCGCGGGATGA
- a CDS encoding ABC transporter substrate-binding protein, giving the protein MSLVRLARLVGASLLVLLLAACGSQLDPDTVARASGDTNGSGNGGQGVADGGTGDTGAGGDTGADDGAAAGGDTGSGSGSSGSGGTGSSGSGGSTGGGGGKGSATGGVKAGSCAGFKNQKGITDKTITLANISDISGPVPGIFESAQQATAAYIKYFNATGGICGRKLELVNLDSRADAGADQQAYVKACDNAFAAVGSMSAFDSGGAGTANACGLPDLRAVTVNPERQACKSCFAAYAIRTNIIPDSAAKWLAQKYPSAVKNAAVMYVNAGAAPVNAKSMAAGYEKGAGWDVKYLQGIDVAEFNYAPYVQQMKDKGIKAVAYQGPYQFAVKLKQAMQQQGFKPDFYLQDPTIYDRRYLDQAGSLAEGDYIYAANDLFENKGNAEVQLYLSYLQQVKPGAIPNYYGLYAWSATRLFVEKAIALGGKLNRASLVQAVRSTTNWTGNGAHTPMNLGSAKTPPCLKVAQYKGGRWQQVSPGSYMCGRVVDTGIGG; this is encoded by the coding sequence TTGTCTCTGGTACGTCTCGCGCGCCTCGTCGGCGCGTCGCTGCTCGTCCTCCTCCTCGCCGCGTGCGGCTCCCAGCTCGACCCGGACACGGTCGCGCGGGCCAGCGGTGACACCAACGGCTCCGGGAACGGAGGCCAGGGCGTCGCCGACGGCGGCACCGGCGACACGGGCGCGGGTGGGGACACCGGCGCGGACGACGGTGCGGCGGCCGGTGGCGACACCGGGTCCGGCTCCGGCTCCTCCGGCTCCGGCGGCACGGGCTCCTCCGGCTCCGGTGGCAGCACCGGCGGCGGTGGCGGGAAGGGCTCCGCGACCGGTGGGGTCAAGGCCGGCTCGTGCGCCGGCTTCAAGAACCAGAAGGGGATCACCGACAAGACGATCACCCTCGCCAACATCTCCGACATCTCGGGCCCGGTGCCCGGCATCTTCGAGTCGGCGCAGCAGGCCACGGCGGCGTACATCAAGTACTTCAACGCCACGGGCGGCATCTGCGGGCGCAAGCTGGAGCTGGTCAACCTCGACAGCCGCGCCGACGCGGGCGCGGACCAGCAGGCCTACGTCAAGGCGTGCGACAACGCCTTCGCCGCGGTCGGGTCCATGTCGGCCTTCGACAGCGGCGGCGCCGGGACCGCGAACGCGTGCGGCCTGCCGGACCTCCGGGCGGTGACGGTCAACCCGGAGCGCCAGGCGTGCAAGTCGTGCTTCGCGGCGTACGCCATCCGGACCAACATCATCCCCGACTCGGCCGCGAAGTGGCTCGCCCAGAAGTACCCGAGCGCGGTGAAGAACGCGGCCGTGATGTACGTGAACGCCGGCGCCGCGCCGGTCAACGCCAAGAGCATGGCGGCCGGCTACGAGAAGGGCGCCGGCTGGGACGTGAAGTACCTGCAGGGCATCGACGTCGCGGAGTTCAACTACGCGCCCTACGTCCAGCAGATGAAGGACAAGGGCATCAAGGCCGTCGCCTACCAGGGCCCCTACCAGTTCGCGGTCAAGCTCAAGCAGGCCATGCAGCAGCAGGGCTTCAAGCCGGACTTCTACCTGCAGGACCCGACGATCTACGACCGTCGCTACCTGGACCAGGCGGGCAGCCTGGCCGAGGGTGACTACATCTACGCCGCGAACGACCTGTTCGAGAACAAGGGCAACGCCGAGGTGCAGCTGTACCTGTCGTACCTGCAGCAGGTGAAGCCCGGCGCGATCCCGAACTACTACGGTCTCTACGCGTGGTCCGCCACCCGGCTCTTCGTCGAGAAGGCGATCGCGCTGGGCGGCAAGCTCAACCGCGCGTCCCTCGTCCAGGCGGTGCGCAGCACGACGAACTGGACCGGCAACGGCGCGCACACCCCGATGAACCTCGGCTCCGCGAAGACCCCGCCGTGCCTCAAGGTCGCGCAGTACAAGGGCGGTCGGTGGCAGCAGGTCTCGCCGGGCTCCTACATGTGCGGCCGGGTCGTGGACACCGGCATCGGCGGCTGA
- a CDS encoding ABC transporter permease: MGSLFAFTLLGLFTGAAYAIMASGLVLTYTTTRVFNIAHGAFGMVLAFTFWDFTQRQGLPTLLSLFLVLGVVAPAIGWFIQRFVTRGLGEGPVSVALVVTVGLLVGLIGLAQQIWKPEARVLLPFYADTGWQLGDTYITAHQVVTIICSVVVAVGLYLLLNRTRIGTAMRASVDNPELLKLFGGRPDTVAALAWAIGMSLAALGGILLTPVVGLDYYALTLLVINAYAAAMLGRLKSLPLTFAGAMGLGILESWAVAYLPTDGFWSTVRPVIPALFLFAIVVLMPQAQLRIGQVKGIIAAPVPSVTKAVGSGAGLLAVAFVLISLVSRADVLLIGVAATYAMVMLSLVLLTGYGGHVSLAQFTFAGVGALAYAKLDEPNLFGLAMAALISAAVGALVALPVLRLTGLYLALSTMAFAVLMDKMIFQAEFAFKFNGTLATERLSILGVRIGSDTSYVWFMVLCFVLMGLLLLWLRRGALGRILIAMRDSPSGCGTLGLDLRWFRVGLFSLSAGMAGLAGGLFAGLRGTVGAADFLYFQSLLVLLLAVVFGVTSVTGALLGGTALMLLPVWQSSQPELAGLLFAVLGFGAVLLGRDPNGIANHLFKLGRWGTGRVLPRWEEQLRERLNGLLKATRPEPARSIDALVDAGIEEPKGVG; encoded by the coding sequence ATGGGCTCCTTGTTCGCCTTCACGCTGCTGGGCCTGTTCACCGGAGCGGCGTACGCGATCATGGCCTCCGGCCTGGTGCTGACCTACACCACGACGCGGGTCTTCAACATCGCCCACGGCGCGTTCGGGATGGTGCTGGCCTTCACGTTCTGGGACTTCACCCAGCGCCAGGGGCTGCCGACCCTGCTCTCGTTGTTCCTCGTGCTCGGGGTGGTGGCGCCCGCGATCGGCTGGTTCATCCAGCGCTTCGTCACCCGCGGGCTGGGGGAGGGGCCGGTCTCGGTCGCGCTGGTCGTGACCGTCGGGCTGCTGGTCGGCCTGATCGGCCTGGCCCAGCAGATCTGGAAGCCGGAGGCGCGGGTCCTGCTGCCGTTCTACGCCGACACCGGGTGGCAGCTCGGCGACACCTACATCACCGCCCACCAGGTCGTCACGATCATCTGCTCGGTCGTCGTCGCGGTCGGGCTCTACCTCCTGCTGAACCGCACCCGGATCGGTACGGCGATGCGGGCCTCCGTCGACAACCCCGAGCTGCTCAAGCTGTTCGGCGGCCGACCGGACACGGTCGCCGCGCTCGCCTGGGCGATCGGCATGTCGCTCGCCGCGCTCGGTGGCATCCTGCTGACGCCGGTCGTCGGCCTCGACTACTACGCCCTGACGCTGCTGGTCATCAACGCGTACGCCGCCGCCATGCTGGGCCGGCTCAAGAGCCTCCCGCTGACCTTCGCCGGTGCGATGGGCCTGGGCATCCTCGAGTCGTGGGCGGTCGCCTACCTGCCCACCGACGGCTTCTGGTCCACGGTGCGCCCGGTCATCCCGGCGCTGTTCCTGTTCGCGATCGTGGTGCTGATGCCACAGGCGCAGCTGCGCATCGGCCAGGTGAAGGGCATCATCGCGGCTCCGGTGCCCTCGGTGACGAAGGCGGTGGGCTCGGGCGCCGGGCTGCTCGCGGTGGCCTTCGTGCTGATCTCGCTGGTGTCGCGGGCCGACGTGCTGCTGATCGGTGTCGCGGCGACGTACGCGATGGTCATGCTGTCCCTCGTCCTGCTGACCGGGTACGGCGGCCACGTCTCCCTCGCGCAGTTCACCTTCGCCGGCGTCGGCGCCCTGGCCTACGCCAAGCTCGACGAGCCCAACCTGTTCGGGCTCGCGATGGCCGCGCTGATCTCCGCGGCGGTCGGCGCCCTGGTCGCGCTGCCGGTGCTGCGGCTGACCGGGCTCTACCTCGCCCTGTCGACCATGGCCTTCGCGGTGCTGATGGACAAGATGATCTTCCAGGCCGAGTTCGCCTTCAAGTTCAACGGCACGCTCGCCACCGAGCGGCTCTCGATCCTCGGCGTGCGGATCGGCAGCGACACGTCCTACGTGTGGTTCATGGTCCTCTGCTTCGTGCTGATGGGGCTGCTCCTGCTGTGGCTGCGCCGAGGCGCCCTGGGCCGGATCCTGATCGCGATGCGCGACAGCCCGTCCGGCTGCGGCACCCTCGGGCTGGACCTGCGGTGGTTCCGGGTCGGGCTGTTCTCGCTGTCGGCCGGCATGGCCGGCCTCGCCGGCGGCCTCTTCGCCGGACTGCGCGGGACGGTCGGCGCCGCGGACTTCCTCTACTTCCAGTCGCTGCTGGTGCTGCTGCTGGCGGTCGTCTTCGGGGTCACCTCGGTGACCGGCGCCCTGCTCGGCGGCACCGCGCTGATGCTGCTGCCGGTCTGGCAGTCCTCGCAGCCCGAGCTGGCCGGCCTGCTGTTCGCCGTCCTCGGCTTCGGTGCGGTCCTGCTCGGCCGCGACCCCAACGGGATCGCCAACCACCTGTTCAAGCTCGGCCGGTGGGGGACCGGGCGGGTCCTGCCGCGCTGGGAGGAGCAGCTGCGCGAGCGGCTCAACGGGCTGCTCAAGGCGACCCGGCCCGAGCCCGCCCGCTCGATCGACGCCCTGGTCGATGCCGGCATCGAGGAACCGAAGGGAGTGGGCTGA